A DNA window from Mesorhizobium sp. C432A contains the following coding sequences:
- a CDS encoding efflux RND transporter periplasmic adaptor subunit — MRKWKIALGTAVALGAISVASVHFLDMGNLSLNAGTAAATAAPAAFVMPVPVTSVVKKTIPIYLDYAARIEAIRSVTLQARVPGYLQEQTAKDGADVRQGDLLYKISPDDFKAALDQAKAEVQRDQASLDYARSNLGRGSELAKSGYLAKDGFDQRTSTLRQAEASLAVNQAAVRTAELNLSYAEIHAPFAGRVGRNQASVGTLVSVAGTVLNTLVQLDPIYVTFNPSETDLAEIEQARAAGPIEVEVLLPGETEASQKGELTFIDNTVDHSTGTITARATIGNAKFSLLPGQYVRVRLHIKQLPDALMVPQVALGSSQLGKYVYVVGKGNTVDQRIVSLGATSGDLVAVLSGVAEGDQVITGNLQKIGPGMPISPLPQEKPAS, encoded by the coding sequence ATGCGTAAATGGAAAATAGCTTTGGGAACGGCCGTCGCCCTGGGAGCGATCTCGGTGGCAAGCGTCCACTTCCTCGACATGGGCAATCTCAGCCTCAATGCCGGCACGGCGGCAGCGACGGCAGCACCTGCGGCATTCGTCATGCCGGTGCCGGTGACGAGCGTGGTCAAGAAGACGATCCCGATCTACCTTGACTACGCCGCCCGCATCGAGGCGATCCGCAGCGTCACCTTGCAGGCCCGCGTGCCCGGCTATCTGCAGGAGCAGACGGCTAAGGACGGCGCGGATGTGCGCCAGGGTGATCTGCTCTACAAGATCTCGCCTGACGACTTCAAGGCGGCTCTCGACCAGGCCAAGGCCGAAGTGCAGCGCGACCAGGCGAGCCTCGACTATGCGCGCTCCAATCTCGGCCGCGGCTCCGAACTCGCCAAGAGCGGCTATCTGGCCAAGGATGGGTTCGACCAGCGTACGAGCACCTTGCGCCAGGCCGAAGCGTCGCTTGCCGTCAACCAGGCGGCGGTGCGCACGGCCGAGCTCAATTTGAGCTACGCCGAAATCCACGCTCCGTTTGCCGGCCGCGTCGGCCGCAACCAGGCTTCGGTCGGCACGCTGGTCAGCGTCGCCGGCACGGTGCTGAACACGCTGGTGCAGCTCGACCCGATCTACGTCACCTTCAATCCGAGCGAGACGGACCTGGCCGAAATCGAACAGGCCCGCGCCGCCGGCCCGATCGAGGTCGAGGTGCTGCTCCCCGGCGAGACCGAAGCCAGCCAGAAGGGCGAACTCACCTTCATCGACAACACGGTCGACCACTCGACCGGCACGATTACGGCGCGCGCCACCATCGGCAATGCGAAGTTCTCGCTGCTGCCGGGCCAGTATGTCCGCGTGCGGCTGCACATCAAGCAGCTGCCCGACGCGCTGATGGTGCCGCAGGTGGCGCTGGGTTCGAGCCAGCTCGGCAAATATGTCTATGTCGTCGGCAAGGGCAACACGGTCGACCAGCGCATCGTCTCGCTTGGCGCGACCAGCGGCGACCTTGTGGCGGTCCTCAGCGGCGTTGCCGAAGGCGACCAGGTGATAACGGGCAATCTGCAGAAGATCGGACCAGGAATGCCGATCTCGCCGTTGCCCCAGGAGAAACCGGCCAGCTGA
- a CDS encoding GntR family transcriptional regulator, producing MAKLDFNPIADTTRRAEIVALLRRAILIGQLEPGQKLSELRIAEQMRVSRAPLREAMRELVQEGILTSIPYAGTFVIDVTAKDIDDAYSLNKVLDEFAIERTWKLRDQRFFDELDRRHEAVKQATRARDTTRQIETALQLHGLIYEWADNSVLLETWQRLTSRLQMYFALHQRARNEPVPAEDLHETYVRLLKGADMRAAQRHAREHIDLDFEELLAYARGLDQRNIEGLTLLNA from the coding sequence ATGGCCAAGCTGGACTTCAATCCGATCGCGGATACGACACGCCGAGCCGAGATCGTTGCGCTGTTGCGGCGGGCGATCCTGATCGGCCAGCTGGAACCCGGCCAAAAGCTGAGCGAGCTGAGGATCGCCGAGCAGATGCGGGTCAGCCGCGCGCCTTTGCGCGAAGCTATGCGCGAGCTGGTGCAGGAAGGCATCCTGACCAGCATTCCCTATGCCGGCACCTTCGTCATCGATGTCACCGCCAAGGACATTGACGACGCCTACTCGCTGAACAAGGTGCTCGATGAATTCGCCATCGAGCGGACATGGAAGCTGCGCGACCAGCGCTTCTTCGATGAACTCGACCGCCGCCACGAAGCGGTGAAGCAGGCAACGCGCGCGCGCGACACCACCCGCCAGATCGAGACCGCACTGCAATTGCACGGGCTGATCTATGAATGGGCCGACAATTCGGTGCTGCTGGAAACCTGGCAGCGGCTGACCAGCCGGCTGCAGATGTACTTTGCCCTGCACCAGCGGGCCCGCAACGAGCCGGTGCCGGCCGAAGATCTCCACGAAACCTATGTGCGGCTCTTGAAGGGCGCCGACATGCGCGCTGCCCAGCGCCATGCGCGCGAGCATATCGACCTCGATTTCGAAGAGCTGCTTGCCTATGCGCGTGGCCTCGATCAGCGGAACATCGAAGGGCTGACCCTCCTCAACGCCTAG
- a CDS encoding mandelate racemase/muconate lactonizing enzyme family protein, whose translation MQIKTIKAYRVVQPFVDGPYRMSKGRVADCFDAVIVAITSDSGVTGWGEMAPLGNFYSAAFPAGTRAGVVEIAPHLIGQDPRGLAGIGRLMDTVFKGHPYIKSALDMACWDLAARAADVPLVTMLGGRESDMAETYRVVTHGTLDQMAALAKRIIAQGCRRLQVKVGGNVHEDIERVSAVASAVPKGTVIFCDANAGWTPYQARQFADATRGIDYTFEQPCTTIEENMSVRRMLDKPMVLDESVISLEAMLEIHRLGAADGLTLKISRLGGVTRTRQIRDVAVDLGFMITVEDTGGAEIDTAAMAHLSLSTPEERRLHAIAFHEWVTVRTASNAPPVTGSHMGIPDGPGLGIDVVPDLLGKPFLEIG comes from the coding sequence GTGCAGATCAAAACCATCAAGGCCTATCGCGTCGTGCAGCCCTTCGTGGACGGGCCCTACCGCATGTCAAAGGGGCGGGTTGCAGACTGCTTCGATGCGGTGATCGTCGCCATCACCTCCGACAGCGGCGTGACCGGCTGGGGCGAGATGGCGCCGCTCGGCAATTTCTATTCGGCCGCCTTTCCGGCGGGAACGCGCGCGGGCGTGGTCGAGATCGCGCCGCACCTGATCGGCCAGGACCCGCGTGGCCTCGCCGGCATCGGCCGATTGATGGATACGGTGTTCAAGGGCCATCCCTACATCAAGTCGGCGCTCGACATGGCCTGCTGGGATCTGGCGGCCCGGGCCGCCGACGTGCCGCTGGTGACCATGCTTGGCGGCCGCGAGAGCGACATGGCGGAGACCTACCGCGTCGTCACCCACGGCACGCTCGACCAGATGGCGGCACTGGCCAAAAGGATCATCGCCCAGGGCTGCCGCCGACTGCAGGTCAAGGTCGGCGGCAATGTGCATGAAGACATCGAGCGGGTGAGCGCAGTCGCTTCGGCCGTGCCGAAAGGCACGGTGATTTTCTGCGACGCCAATGCCGGCTGGACACCCTACCAGGCGCGGCAGTTCGCCGATGCAACGCGCGGCATCGACTACACGTTCGAGCAGCCCTGCACGACGATCGAGGAGAACATGTCGGTGCGCCGCATGCTCGACAAGCCGATGGTGCTGGACGAGAGCGTCATCTCGCTCGAGGCGATGCTGGAAATCCATCGCCTGGGCGCCGCCGACGGGCTGACGCTGAAGATCTCGCGGCTTGGCGGCGTAACCAGGACAAGGCAAATCCGCGACGTCGCCGTCGATCTCGGTTTCATGATCACCGTCGAGGATACGGGCGGCGCCGAGATCGACACGGCGGCGATGGCGCATCTGTCGCTGTCGACGCCGGAAGAACGCCGGCTGCACGCCATCGCCTTCCATGAGTGGGTGACGGTGCGCACGGCCTCCAACGCCCCACCGGTCACCGGCAGCCACATGGGCATTCCCGACGGGCCCGGCCTCGGCATCGATGTCGTGCCCGACCTGCTCGGCAAGCCTTTCCTAGAGATCGGCTGA
- a CDS encoding homoserine dehydrogenase — protein MAHPQFAAELLQRAEAQGPITIGLAGAGQMGTDIVVQVALMPGMRIGAISEVRPQAAIDAALLAGHDRSDIVQAANASAIDRAIEAGKIAVTEDLHALAAAGRIDVIIDATGNPNIGTLFALEVMKNGKHIVMLNVEADITIGRFLKEEARKAGVVYTGAAGDEPACTLEIIGFAKSLGFNIIAAGKGKNNPLKIDAMPADYEKEAAERNMNARMLVEFVDGSKTAIEMVAIANATGLVPDVPGMHGPTATLEELASVLCPREDGGVLHRKGVVDYSIGKGVAPGVFCIIETRHPRVLERMVDLKVGKGPYFTIYRPYHLTSLEVPLSAARAVVYKRADMEPLDHPVAEAVAVAKSDLGAGQSLGMIGENDYRGFAMTWEDARAKGALPLGIAERAKVVKPVKTGDFLTYENCVPDDSMVITQIRRRLDQSDGQFVTNAA, from the coding sequence ATGGCCCATCCGCAATTTGCAGCGGAACTTCTGCAGCGCGCTGAAGCCCAAGGGCCCATCACCATCGGACTCGCCGGCGCCGGGCAGATGGGCACCGACATCGTCGTCCAGGTGGCGCTGATGCCGGGCATGCGGATCGGTGCCATTTCCGAGGTGCGGCCGCAAGCGGCGATCGATGCCGCACTGCTCGCCGGCCATGACCGCTCCGACATCGTCCAGGCTGCGAACGCCTCTGCCATCGACCGCGCCATCGAGGCCGGCAAGATCGCTGTCACCGAAGATCTGCATGCGCTGGCCGCGGCCGGCCGCATTGATGTCATCATCGACGCGACAGGCAATCCCAACATCGGCACGCTGTTTGCGCTCGAAGTGATGAAGAACGGCAAGCACATCGTCATGCTCAATGTCGAGGCGGACATTACGATCGGCCGCTTCCTCAAGGAGGAAGCGCGCAAGGCCGGCGTGGTCTACACCGGTGCGGCCGGCGACGAACCCGCCTGCACGCTGGAGATCATCGGCTTCGCCAAGAGCCTCGGCTTCAACATCATCGCCGCCGGCAAGGGCAAAAACAACCCGCTCAAGATCGACGCCATGCCCGCCGACTACGAGAAGGAAGCGGCCGAGCGCAATATGAATGCGCGCATGCTGGTCGAGTTCGTCGACGGTTCCAAGACGGCGATCGAGATGGTGGCTATCGCCAACGCCACCGGGCTGGTGCCCGACGTGCCGGGCATGCACGGCCCGACGGCGACGCTGGAGGAACTGGCCAGCGTGCTTTGCCCGCGCGAGGATGGCGGCGTGCTGCACCGCAAGGGCGTGGTCGACTATTCCATCGGCAAGGGCGTGGCGCCCGGCGTGTTCTGCATCATCGAAACGAGGCATCCGCGCGTGCTGGAGCGCATGGTCGACCTCAAGGTCGGCAAGGGCCCCTATTTCACGATCTACCGTCCCTATCACCTGACAAGCCTTGAAGTGCCACTGTCGGCGGCGCGCGCCGTTGTCTACAAACGTGCCGACATGGAGCCGCTCGACCATCCGGTCGCCGAAGCGGTGGCGGTAGCCAAAAGCGATCTCGGCGCCGGGCAGTCGCTGGGCATGATCGGCGAGAACGACTATCGCGGCTTCGCCATGACCTGGGAGGACGCCCGCGCCAAGGGCGCGCTGCCGCTCGGGATTGCCGAACGCGCCAAGGTGGTCAAGCCGGTCAAGACCGGCGACTTCCTCACCTATGAAAATTGTGTACCCGACGATTCGATGGTGATAACGCAGATCCGCCGCCGTCTCGACCAGTCGGACGGACAGTTTGTGACCAACGCCGCCTGA
- a CDS encoding FGGY family carbohydrate kinase: MDDVVIGIDASTTAVKAIAFTRDGAELFQAREAYPLANPKPGHFEQDAEHWWAALISSLKQVADKVGAARVAAIAIAHQRETFTLIDQAGTPLIPAILWLDERARPQVAKLSAELGRETIRDWSGKPPDPTPALYAIAWLAEHQPQVLANAAALVDVHGFFVHRLTARLVTSTASADPLGLLDVTTGEWHPELVSAAGLQPRQLPALIGPGEICGGLAESIAQLTGLKAGTPIVAGAGDGQAMGLGMGVYGAGRSYLSLGSGVVSGCYSGTVTTSDAFRTLVSPTGSGFMLETVLRSGMQLVDWIVRTTGASSAAELEKGAVDVAAGGDGLLVMPYWAGVMSPYWDGAARGAVVGLSLDHEPRHLFRATLEGIALEQAIASEAMEAESGGKSGEMISAGGGTNSALLMKIMASVLERPLFVSPVNEAAALGAAMLAASAISWFASAEDAAKAMAAAPARRVDPDMTLVPAYRARKAIYRDLYHATRDIHARLGAI, from the coding sequence ATGGACGATGTCGTTATCGGGATCGATGCCTCGACGACGGCGGTGAAGGCGATCGCCTTCACCCGCGACGGCGCGGAGCTGTTCCAGGCGCGCGAGGCCTATCCGCTGGCCAATCCGAAGCCCGGCCATTTCGAGCAGGATGCCGAACATTGGTGGGCAGCCCTCATCAGTTCGCTGAAGCAGGTTGCCGACAAGGTCGGCGCAGCGCGCGTGGCGGCAATTGCCATAGCCCATCAGCGCGAGACCTTCACCCTGATCGATCAGGCCGGCACGCCGCTCATCCCGGCGATCCTGTGGCTTGACGAGCGCGCCCGGCCTCAAGTCGCCAAGCTGTCGGCCGAGCTTGGCCGCGAGACGATCCGCGACTGGAGCGGCAAGCCGCCGGATCCGACGCCGGCGCTCTATGCCATCGCCTGGCTGGCGGAACACCAGCCGCAGGTGCTGGCCAACGCCGCCGCCCTGGTCGATGTTCATGGCTTCTTCGTTCACCGGCTGACCGCACGGCTGGTAACCAGCACGGCAAGTGCCGACCCGCTCGGCTTGCTCGATGTCACGACAGGCGAATGGCACCCTGAGCTTGTCTCGGCTGCAGGGTTGCAGCCACGGCAGTTGCCGGCGCTGATCGGCCCAGGCGAAATCTGCGGCGGCCTTGCCGAAAGCATTGCCCAGCTGACTGGCCTCAAAGCGGGCACGCCAATTGTCGCCGGCGCCGGCGATGGCCAGGCCATGGGTCTCGGCATGGGCGTCTATGGTGCCGGCAGGAGCTATCTCTCGCTCGGCTCCGGCGTCGTCAGCGGCTGCTATTCCGGCACGGTCACCACATCGGATGCGTTTCGCACGCTGGTCTCGCCGACCGGCTCCGGCTTCATGCTGGAAACCGTGCTGCGCTCGGGCATGCAACTGGTCGACTGGATCGTGCGCACCACCGGCGCGTCTTCCGCGGCAGAACTGGAGAAGGGTGCGGTCGATGTTGCGGCCGGCGGCGACGGTCTTTTGGTCATGCCCTATTGGGCCGGCGTCATGAGCCCCTATTGGGATGGCGCGGCGCGCGGCGCCGTTGTTGGCCTGTCGCTCGACCATGAGCCCAGGCATCTCTTCCGCGCCACGCTGGAAGGCATCGCTTTGGAGCAGGCCATCGCCAGCGAGGCGATGGAGGCCGAAAGCGGCGGCAAGTCGGGAGAGATGATTTCCGCCGGCGGCGGCACCAATTCGGCGCTGCTGATGAAGATCATGGCCAGCGTGCTGGAGCGGCCGCTGTTCGTGTCGCCGGTCAACGAGGCGGCGGCCCTTGGCGCGGCCATGCTGGCTGCTTCGGCGATCAGCTGGTTCGCCTCGGCGGAAGACGCCGCCAAGGCAATGGCGGCGGCGCCGGCCAGGCGTGTCGATCCGGATATGACGCTGGTGCCGGCTTACCGGGCGCGCAAGGCGATCTACCGCGACCTCTATCACGCGACACGCGACATCCACGCGCGGCTCGGTGCGATCTGA
- a CDS encoding sugar-binding transcriptional regulator has translation MATVENEKASRFPDAELKARAAWHYYVEGLTQERISEILGVGRIKVHRILSAAREEGIVQFRIRDSVVECVQLEESLKQRFGLSQAVVVPSAADRSNAPLMIGHAAAAYLADNVNAGDVIALGWGRTLKFAINELPRRPIARTTVVSMLGGLTHAQPLNPTESAWEFAEKIGAECFLLPVPVYADKPEQRDAFMSQRSVQDVVFRARRANIAVLSVGSFSKDSPIANYGFIKPSELEELQAAGAVGDLLCHFIDAEGHPVDHEVNRRVCAYPLQDLSDIPSIILVSGGQEKVAVMRAALANTRISVLITDEDAAKGLLNR, from the coding sequence ATGGCGACCGTCGAAAACGAGAAGGCCTCGCGCTTCCCCGATGCCGAGCTCAAGGCCCGGGCCGCCTGGCATTACTATGTCGAAGGTCTGACGCAAGAGCGCATTTCCGAGATCCTCGGCGTCGGCCGCATCAAGGTGCACCGCATTCTCTCCGCTGCGCGAGAGGAGGGCATCGTGCAGTTCCGCATTCGCGACAGTGTCGTCGAATGCGTGCAGCTCGAGGAGAGCCTGAAGCAGCGTTTCGGGCTCAGCCAGGCGGTCGTGGTGCCATCAGCCGCTGATCGCAGCAACGCGCCGCTGATGATCGGCCACGCGGCTGCCGCCTATCTCGCCGACAATGTGAATGCCGGCGACGTCATTGCGCTGGGCTGGGGCCGCACGCTGAAATTCGCCATCAACGAATTGCCGAGGCGGCCGATCGCCAGGACGACGGTCGTCTCGATGCTCGGCGGCCTCACCCACGCGCAGCCGCTCAACCCGACCGAAAGCGCCTGGGAGTTCGCCGAAAAGATCGGCGCTGAATGTTTCCTGCTGCCGGTGCCGGTCTATGCCGACAAGCCGGAACAGCGCGATGCCTTCATGAGCCAGCGCAGCGTCCAGGATGTCGTCTTCCGCGCGCGCCGCGCCAACATCGCCGTGCTCAGCGTCGGCTCGTTTTCCAAGGACAGCCCGATCGCCAATTACGGCTTCATCAAGCCGAGCGAACTTGAGGAACTGCAGGCCGCCGGCGCGGTCGGAGACCTCTTGTGCCATTTCATCGACGCCGAGGGCCACCCGGTCGACCATGAGGTCAACCGCCGCGTCTGCGCCTATCCGCTGCAGGATTTGTCCGATATTCCGAGCATCATACTGGTTTCAGGTGGTCAGGAGAAGGTCGCTGTGATGCGCGCGGCGCTGGCCAACACCAGGATTTCGGTGCTGATCACCGATGAGGATGCGGCCAAAGGCCTGCTCAATCGTTGA
- a CDS encoding sugar ABC transporter substrate-binding protein: protein MLTKRSLLLAAAAIIPLLGLTDMASAKEAKKLGLAVANLQADFFNQIKQSVEAYGKEKGIEIVTVDAKGDSATQVSQVQDLITQNIDALIYIPAGATAATVPTKTAKAAGIPVVNVDRNADGAPGDTFIATNSVASAQAVCDYIAKQAGGKGELIIIHGQKGTTPEVDRSKGCGEALKAYPDIKVVGELWSEGWHQDEGFKLTQDLLQSHPDVSIVIGQADALALGAAQAVKVANPGHKVWVAGFDGDVAALKALKDGVFDVTATQQTQGMGRLAVDAAIKLVAGESVPAEQLQDATLTTKDNVEQFIAKHP from the coding sequence ATGCTCACCAAACGTTCACTGCTGCTCGCCGCTGCCGCAATCATTCCCCTGCTCGGCCTGACCGACATGGCCTCGGCCAAGGAGGCCAAGAAACTCGGCCTCGCGGTGGCCAATTTGCAGGCCGACTTCTTCAACCAGATCAAGCAGTCGGTCGAAGCCTACGGCAAGGAGAAGGGCATCGAGATCGTCACCGTCGACGCCAAGGGCGATTCGGCAACGCAGGTCAGCCAGGTACAGGATTTGATCACGCAGAACATCGACGCGCTGATCTACATTCCGGCCGGCGCCACAGCCGCCACCGTGCCGACCAAGACCGCCAAGGCCGCCGGCATTCCGGTGGTCAATGTCGACCGCAACGCCGACGGCGCGCCCGGCGACACCTTCATCGCCACCAACAGCGTCGCCTCGGCGCAGGCGGTGTGCGACTACATCGCCAAGCAGGCCGGCGGCAAAGGCGAACTGATCATCATCCACGGCCAGAAGGGCACCACGCCGGAAGTGGATCGCTCGAAGGGCTGCGGCGAAGCGCTCAAGGCCTATCCCGATATCAAGGTGGTCGGCGAATTGTGGAGCGAAGGCTGGCACCAGGACGAAGGCTTCAAGCTGACGCAGGACCTGCTGCAGTCGCATCCCGATGTCTCCATCGTCATCGGCCAGGCCGATGCGCTGGCGCTGGGTGCGGCGCAGGCGGTCAAGGTCGCCAATCCCGGCCACAAGGTCTGGGTTGCCGGCTTCGATGGCGACGTGGCCGCGCTCAAGGCGCTGAAGGACGGCGTGTTCGACGTCACCGCGACGCAGCAGACGCAAGGCATGGGCCGTCTCGCCGTCGATGCGGCGATCAAGCTGGTGGCCGGCGAGAGCGTTCCGGCCGAACAGCTGCAGGATGCGACGCTGACCACCAAGGACAATGTCGAGCAGTTCATCGCCAAGCATCCGTGA
- a CDS encoding sugar ABC transporter ATP-binding protein encodes MSPDTRHSEGPHNGLFVNGLCKSYGPVQVLADASFEVRPGEVVALLGENGAGKSTVSNIIAGSTKADAGTIIWRGKHYSPASPAAAIDAGVGMIHQELKLLPDLSVAENVYVGRLPMRGGRIDRAAMNAKASAQLKRLGLDVSPERKVGTLRIAAQQQVEIAKALTLNAELLIFDEPTAALGGEETELLFQQIRKLKAEGMSFIYISHRLDEIAQIADRVVVMRDGRIVARHERADIPVRTVVEQMVGRSVERMFPHLTPPREETLLEVDNLSSPEKSFNNVSFSVKAGEILGIAGLIGAGRTELVRAIAGADPISSGSVRVAGKSVHLSGPAAAIKAGVVLVPEDRKAQGVVLDQTIGENLAFGNFDHVAPKGWVFPKAVQKFAEAGIARLGVKGKPGQAVSKLSGGNQQKVIIAKWVSRPPKVFILDEPTRGIDVGARAAIYDVIADLARSGMAVVVVSSDLEEVLGLSHRVLVLSRGRQRGILDRSEASNVAVMELATS; translated from the coding sequence ATGTCTCCTGATACTCGCCACAGCGAAGGCCCGCACAACGGGCTCTTCGTCAACGGCCTTTGCAAGAGCTACGGACCGGTCCAGGTCCTGGCCGATGCAAGCTTCGAGGTGCGGCCGGGCGAGGTTGTGGCGCTGCTCGGCGAAAACGGCGCCGGCAAGTCGACGGTGTCCAACATCATCGCCGGTTCGACAAAGGCCGATGCCGGCACTATCATCTGGCGGGGGAAACATTATTCCCCCGCCTCGCCTGCCGCGGCAATCGATGCCGGTGTGGGCATGATCCATCAGGAACTGAAGCTGCTGCCGGACCTGTCGGTGGCGGAAAATGTCTATGTCGGGCGCCTGCCGATGCGCGGCGGCCGCATCGACCGCGCAGCGATGAACGCCAAGGCCTCGGCGCAGTTGAAGCGGCTTGGCCTCGACGTCTCGCCCGAGCGCAAGGTGGGCACGCTGCGCATCGCCGCCCAGCAACAGGTCGAGATCGCCAAGGCGTTGACGCTCAATGCCGAATTGCTGATCTTCGACGAACCGACCGCAGCGCTTGGCGGCGAGGAAACGGAGCTTTTGTTCCAGCAGATCCGCAAGCTCAAGGCGGAGGGCATGTCCTTCATCTACATCAGCCATCGTCTCGACGAGATCGCGCAGATTGCCGACCGCGTGGTTGTGATGCGCGACGGACGCATCGTCGCCCGCCACGAACGCGCCGATATTCCCGTGCGCACAGTAGTGGAGCAGATGGTCGGCCGCTCGGTCGAGCGGATGTTCCCACACTTGACGCCGCCGCGCGAGGAGACGCTGCTCGAGGTCGACAACCTGTCCTCGCCGGAGAAGAGTTTCAACAACGTTTCCTTCTCGGTCAAAGCAGGCGAGATCCTCGGCATTGCCGGGTTGATCGGCGCCGGCCGCACCGAACTGGTGCGGGCGATCGCCGGCGCCGATCCGATCTCGTCGGGCTCGGTGCGCGTTGCCGGCAAATCGGTGCATCTCAGCGGGCCGGCGGCAGCGATCAAGGCCGGCGTCGTGCTGGTGCCGGAAGACCGTAAGGCGCAAGGCGTGGTGCTCGACCAGACCATCGGCGAGAATCTGGCGTTCGGCAATTTCGACCATGTCGCGCCGAAGGGCTGGGTGTTTCCGAAAGCGGTGCAGAAATTCGCCGAAGCCGGCATCGCAAGGCTCGGGGTCAAGGGCAAACCTGGCCAGGCGGTCAGCAAGCTTTCCGGCGGCAACCAGCAGAAGGTGATCATTGCCAAATGGGTGTCGCGGCCGCCGAAGGTGTTCATCCTCGATGAACCGACGCGCGGCATCGATGTCGGCGCGCGTGCGGCTATCTACGACGTGATCGCCGACCTCGCCCGCTCCGGCATGGCGGTGGTGGTGGTCAGCTCCGACCTCGAGGAGGTGCTGGGGCTGTCGCACCGGGTGCTGGTGCTGAGCCGCGGCCGCCAGCGCGGCATTCTCGACCGCAGCGAGGCGAGCAATGTCGCGGTGATGGAACTCGCCACGAGCTGA
- a CDS encoding SDR family oxidoreductase translates to MKLFDLSGDVALVTGAGSGIGQAIAIGLAEAGADIACFGHTSKGGLDETAHKISALGRKALVLTGTVTSEADLAAAIERTEKELGALTIAVNNAGIAGAEAAETLPLEKWQKIYDVNVSGVFLSCQAEARAMLTRRKGSIINIASMSGSIVNRGLTQAHYNSSKAAVIHMSKSLAMEWADRGLRVNVVSPGYTLTPMNKRPEVAEQIKIFERDTPMGRMATPEEMVGPTVFLASRAASYVTGIDLIVDGGFVCW, encoded by the coding sequence ATGAAACTATTCGATCTCAGCGGCGACGTAGCGCTGGTAACAGGCGCCGGCAGCGGCATTGGCCAGGCCATTGCCATCGGGCTCGCCGAAGCCGGCGCCGACATAGCCTGTTTCGGCCACACCTCCAAGGGCGGGCTGGACGAGACGGCGCACAAGATTTCGGCACTTGGCCGCAAGGCGCTGGTGCTGACCGGAACGGTGACGTCGGAGGCTGACCTTGCAGCGGCGATCGAGCGCACCGAAAAAGAACTCGGCGCACTGACAATTGCTGTCAACAATGCCGGCATTGCCGGTGCGGAGGCGGCCGAGACGCTGCCGCTGGAGAAGTGGCAGAAAATCTACGACGTGAATGTCAGCGGCGTGTTCCTGTCCTGCCAGGCCGAAGCGCGCGCCATGCTGACGCGGCGCAAGGGCTCGATCATCAACATCGCCTCGATGTCGGGTTCGATCGTCAATCGCGGCCTGACCCAGGCGCATTACAATTCGTCGAAGGCGGCGGTCATCCACATGTCGAAAAGCCTCGCTATGGAATGGGCCGATCGCGGCCTGCGCGTCAATGTGGTGAGCCCAGGCTACACGCTGACGCCGATGAACAAGCGGCCGGAGGTCGCCGAACAGATCAAGATCTTCGAACGCGACACGCCCATGGGGCGCATGGCGACGCCGGAAGAGATGGTCGGCCCGACCGTGTTCCTGGCCAGCCGCGCCGCGAGTTACGTCACCGGCATCGACCTGATCGTCGATGGCGGTTTTGTCTGCTGGTAA
- a CDS encoding SDR family oxidoreductase, which translates to MQKRFEGKTAVITGASGGIGAAMAKRFAEEGAAIVVSAIDTRVEDVAAGLKAGGAKVASMRMDVTRKDEVTALYDLAEKEFGRVDISVQNAGVITIARIEAMTEAEWDKVMAVNTKGVFLCCQEAIARIRKHGDGGRLINTASGQARQGFIYTPHYAASKFGVVGITQSLAKEVAKEKITVNAICPGIIDTDMWAYNDAAWGKLMGDYRPGELMAEWVKNIPMGRAGSGEDVSGLVSFLASDDATYITGQTINVDGGLIMS; encoded by the coding sequence ATGCAGAAGCGTTTTGAAGGCAAGACTGCGGTCATCACCGGCGCGAGCGGCGGCATCGGCGCGGCGATGGCGAAGCGCTTTGCCGAAGAAGGTGCCGCGATCGTGGTCAGCGCCATCGATACCCGCGTCGAGGACGTCGCCGCCGGCCTTAAAGCGGGGGGCGCCAAGGTCGCGTCGATGCGCATGGACGTGACCAGGAAGGATGAGGTTACAGCGCTTTACGATCTCGCCGAGAAGGAATTCGGCCGTGTCGACATTTCGGTGCAGAATGCCGGCGTCATCACCATCGCCCGGATCGAGGCGATGACCGAGGCCGAGTGGGACAAGGTGATGGCGGTCAACACCAAGGGCGTGTTCCTGTGCTGTCAGGAAGCGATCGCCCGCATCCGCAAGCATGGCGATGGCGGCCGGCTGATCAACACGGCGTCGGGCCAGGCGCGGCAGGGTTTCATCTACACGCCACACTATGCGGCGTCGAAGTTCGGCGTCGTCGGCATCACCCAGAGCCTGGCCAAGGAAGTAGCCAAGGAAAAGATCACCGTCAACGCGATTTGCCCCGGCATTATCGACACTGACATGTGGGCTTACAACGACGCCGCCTGGGGCAAGCTGATGGGTGACTACAGGCCCGGCGAGCTGATGGCCGAATGGGTGAAGAACATCCCGATGGGCCGCGCCGGCAGCGGCGAGGACGTGTCCGGCCTAGTCAGCTTTCTCGCCAGCGACGACGCCACCTACATCACCGGCCAAACCATCAATGTCGATGGCGGCCTGATCATGTCGTGA